The Panicum hallii strain FIL2 chromosome 9, PHallii_v3.1, whole genome shotgun sequence genome has a window encoding:
- the LOC112877671 gene encoding pentatricopeptide repeat-containing protein At2g22410, mitochondrial, whose protein sequence is MPPPSRLLALLTAGNPPPLRLLLQLHAHLLVSGLLSSPSPFAPRLVSAFALTELASPRPLLHALALLASLPSPPDSASPYNAALRALSLCPHPHLLDRHCLPLYRALLRSGSARPDHLTFPFLLKACARVRERFYSGGAVCAHVTRLGFNSDVFVVNAAMHYWSVCGSMVDARKLFDESPVRDVVSWNTLIGGYVRRGLPGEALEVFWRMAEEGTGRPDEVTMIGVVSGCAQLGDLELGKRLHEFVECNGVRCTVRLMNALMDMYVKCGSLELANLVFERMDTRTVVSWTTMIVGHARLGTMDDAQKLFDKMPERDAFPWNALMAGYVQSKQGKEAIALFHEMQEAKVAPNEITMVNLLSACSQLGALEMGMWVHHYIDRHQLSLSVALGTSLVDMYAKCGNIKKAICIFKEVPEKNALTWTAMICGLANHGHANEAIEHFRRMIELGLQPDEITFIGVLSACCHAGLVEEGREFFSLMDSKYHLKRKMKHYSCMIDLLGRAGHLDEAEKLANTMPMDPDAVVWGALFFACRMHGNITLGEKAAMKLVELDPSDSGIYVLLANMYAEANMRKKADKVRAMMRHLGVEKVPGCSCIELNGVVHEFIVKDKSHVDTNAIYDCLHKITLQLRHNMIDISATGII, encoded by the coding sequence ATGCCTCCGCCTTCCCGCCTGCTGGccctcctcaccgccggcaacccgccgccgctccgccttCTCCTTCAGCTCCACGCGCACCTCCTCGTCTCcggcctcctctcctccccatCCCCCTTCGCTCCCCGTCTCGTCTCCGCCTTCGCACTCACCGAACTCGCCTCCCCGCGCCCGCTCCTCCACGCGCTCGCCCTCCTCGCATCCCTCCCCTCCCCGCCGGACTCCGCGTCCCCCTACAACGCCGCCCTCCGCGCGCTCTCCCTCTGCCCGCACCCGCACCTCCTCGACCGCCACTGCCTCCCGCTCTACCGCGCCCTCCTCCGCTCCGGCTCCGCGAGGCCGGACCACCTcaccttccccttcctcctcaaGGCCTGCGCGCGCGTGCGGGAGCGCTTCTACAGCGGCGGCGCGGTGTGTGCGCACGTTACCAGGCTCGGCTTCAACTCGGACGTCTTCGTGGTGAACGCCGCTATGCATTACTGGTCTGTTTGTGGGTCCATGGTGGACGCCCGCAAATTGTTCGATGAAAGTCCCGTGAGGGACGTTGTCTCGTGGAACACGCTCATTGGCGGGTATGTTCGGAGGGGTCTCCCTGGAGAGGCGCTGGAGGTGTTTTGGAGGATGGCGGAGGAAGGAACAGGGAGGCCGGATGAGGTCACGATGATTGGGGTCGTGTCAGGCTGTGCTCAGCTGGGTGATTTGGAACTTGGGAAGAGGCTGCATGAGTTTGTGGAGTGTAACGGGGTGAGGTGCACTGTGAGGCTGATGAATGCGTTGATGGATATGTATGTCAAGTGCGGTAGTTTAGAGCTGGCGAACTTGGTGTTTGAAAGGATGGATACCAGAACTGTAGTTTCTTGGACAACAATGATTGTTGGGCATGCAAGGCTTGGGACGATGGATGATGCACAGAAGCTGTTTGATAAGATGCCCGAAAGGGATGCATTCCCGTGGAATGCTCTGATGGCTGGTTATGTACAGAGTAAGCAGGGCAAGGAGGCTATTGCGTTGTTTCATGAGATGCAGGAAGCAAAGGTGGCCCCAAATGAGATCACAATGGTCAATCTACTATCTGCTTGCTCTCAGCTCGGAGCATTAGAAATGGGGATGTGGGTTCACCATTACATTGACAGACATCAGCTTTCTCTTAGTGTTGCTCTTGGCACATCTCTAGTTGACATGTATGCAAAGTGTGGCAACATCAAGAAAGCCATATGTATTTTCAAAGAGGTCCCAGAGAAAAATGCTCTCACTTGGACAGCAATGATCTGTGGTCTGGCAAATCATGGGCACGCAAATGAGGCCATAGAGCACTTCCGGAGAATGATAGAGCTTGGATTACAGCCGGATGAGATTACGTTCATTGGGGTTCTCTCTGCATGTTGTCATGCTGGTTTGGTTGAAGAAGGTCGGGAATTTTTCTCCCTAATGGACTCAAAATATCACCTCAAGAGGAAAATGAAACATTATTCATGCATGATAGATTTGTTAGGCAGAGCAGGGCATTTAGATGAAGCAGAAAAGCTAGCAAACACCATGCCTATGGATCCTGATGCTGTAGTTTGGGGTGCTCTCTTCTTTGCTTGTAGGATGCATGGTAATATCACTCTTGGTGAAAAGGCAGCAATGAAATTGGTAGAACTTgatccaagtgatagtggaatCTATGTGCTACTGGCTAATATGTATGCGGAGGCAAACATGAGGAAGAAGGCTGACAAAGTGAGGGCTATGATGAGACATTTGGGAGTGGAGAAGGTTCCTGGATGTAGTTGCATTGAACTGAATGGTGTAGTTCATGAATTTATCGTGAAGGATAAATCACATGTGGACACTAATGCAATTTATGATTGCTTACATAAGATCACGCTACAATTAAGGCATAACATGATCGACATTTCAGCTACTGGCATCATATAG